A genomic segment from Thermus sp. LT1-2-5 encodes:
- the acs gene encoding acetate--CoA ligase produces the protein MAVEKLLKAEERLWAPEALRQAANLKNFAAEYRRSLEDPEGFWGTWARRFYWETPFAKVLEWNLPEHRWFLGGTTNAVYNALERNVERGLRNKVALLYLGEDGQEQKLTYGELLDRVRRLATALEALGVGKGDRVVVYMPLTLEGVIAMLATAYLGAIHSVVYAGLGVAALRERILDAGAKLLIAGDVSHRRGKGVDLRSIVEEAIKDLPLKVIWFQRAYRGKLPEGHYDFQELLWNTPPKARAEMVEAEHPLFILYTSGSTGKPKGVVHVHGGYMVGTTYHLRTFFDVKDEDVFWATSDIGWIVGHSYIVYAPLLEGVTSLLREGAPDYPDPGAFWQVVERYRVNVMFTAPTAVRLFMKYGPEWPKRYDLSSLRLLAVAGEPLNPEALRWAYTHLVDGGQRGFVADNWWQTELGGPTLGTPLTLPAKPGFAGVALPGVEASVVDEEGRPVPQGQGGLLVLKRPFPHMMRTVWGNHERYLQYWREVPGGVYAAGDVASQDEEGYFSVLGRADDVLNVAGHRIGTADVESALVSHPAVAEAAVIGVPDPLKGEAIKAFVVLRSGQSPSEELKEGILQHVRRELGPIATPREVVFLDKLPKTRSGKILRRLLKARELGKDPGDLSTLEE, from the coding sequence ATGGCGGTGGAAAAGCTCCTTAAAGCGGAAGAGCGGCTCTGGGCCCCAGAAGCCTTGCGCCAGGCGGCGAACCTCAAGAACTTCGCCGCGGAGTACCGGCGGAGCCTCGAGGACCCCGAGGGCTTCTGGGGGACCTGGGCCCGGCGCTTCTACTGGGAAACGCCCTTCGCCAAGGTGTTGGAGTGGAACCTCCCCGAGCACCGCTGGTTCCTGGGCGGCACCACCAACGCCGTCTACAACGCCCTGGAACGCAACGTGGAACGGGGGCTTCGGAACAAGGTGGCCCTCCTCTACCTGGGCGAGGACGGCCAGGAGCAAAAGCTCACCTACGGGGAGCTCCTGGACCGGGTGCGCCGCCTGGCCACGGCCCTCGAGGCCCTGGGCGTGGGCAAGGGGGACCGGGTGGTGGTCTACATGCCCCTCACCCTGGAGGGCGTCATCGCCATGCTGGCCACCGCCTATCTGGGGGCCATCCACAGCGTGGTCTACGCCGGGCTCGGGGTAGCGGCGCTAAGGGAGCGCATCCTGGACGCCGGAGCCAAGCTCCTCATCGCCGGGGACGTGAGCCACCGCCGGGGCAAGGGGGTGGACCTCCGCTCCATCGTGGAAGAGGCCATCAAGGACCTGCCCCTAAAGGTCATCTGGTTCCAACGGGCTTACCGGGGGAAGCTTCCCGAGGGGCATTACGATTTCCAGGAACTCCTCTGGAACACCCCCCCAAAGGCCCGGGCGGAGATGGTGGAGGCGGAGCATCCCCTCTTCATCCTCTACACCTCGGGCTCCACGGGCAAGCCCAAGGGGGTGGTCCACGTCCACGGCGGCTACATGGTGGGCACCACCTACCACCTGCGCACCTTCTTTGACGTGAAGGACGAGGACGTCTTCTGGGCCACCAGCGACATCGGCTGGATCGTGGGCCACTCCTACATCGTCTACGCCCCTCTCCTGGAGGGCGTTACCTCCCTGTTGCGGGAAGGGGCCCCCGACTACCCCGACCCCGGGGCCTTCTGGCAGGTGGTGGAGCGGTACCGGGTGAACGTGATGTTCACCGCCCCCACGGCGGTACGGCTTTTCATGAAGTACGGCCCGGAGTGGCCCAAGCGGTACGACCTCTCCTCCTTGCGCCTCCTGGCCGTGGCCGGGGAACCCCTAAACCCCGAGGCCCTGCGCTGGGCCTACACGCACCTGGTGGATGGGGGCCAAAGGGGCTTTGTGGCGGATAACTGGTGGCAGACGGAGCTGGGCGGGCCCACCCTGGGCACCCCCCTCACCCTCCCAGCCAAGCCGGGCTTCGCCGGGGTGGCCCTCCCCGGGGTGGAGGCTTCCGTGGTGGACGAGGAGGGGAGGCCCGTGCCCCAGGGGCAAGGGGGGCTCTTGGTGCTCAAGCGGCCCTTCCCCCACATGATGCGCACCGTCTGGGGCAACCACGAGCGCTACCTCCAGTACTGGCGGGAGGTGCCGGGGGGCGTCTACGCCGCCGGGGACGTGGCGAGCCAGGACGAGGAGGGCTACTTTAGCGTCCTGGGCCGGGCGGACGATGTCCTCAACGTGGCTGGCCACCGCATCGGCACCGCGGACGTGGAAAGCGCCCTGGTTTCCCACCCCGCGGTGGCGGAGGCGGCGGTGATCGGGGTGCCTGACCCCCTGAAGGGGGAGGCCATCAAGGCCTTCGTGGTCCTGCGCTCAGGGCAGAGCCCCTCGGAGGAGCTCAAGGAAGGGATCCTCCAGCACGTGCGCCGGGAACTCGGCCCCATCGCCACGCCCAGGGAAGTGGTCTTCCTGGACAAGCTGCCCAAGACCCGCTCGGGCAAGATCCTGAGGCGGCTTTTGAAGGCGAGGGAGCTGGGGAAGGATCCAGGGGACCTTTCCACCCTGGAAGAGTAG
- a CDS encoding DUF4212 domain-containing protein translates to MSALESYWRENLSLIRNLLIVWALVSYVLGILLAEPLNAIRVFGGPPLGFWIAQQGSIYVFVILIFYYASRMAALDRKYGFED, encoded by the coding sequence ATGAGCGCGTTAGAGAGCTACTGGCGAGAAAACCTAAGCCTGATCCGGAACCTCCTTATCGTATGGGCCTTGGTGTCCTACGTGCTGGGCATCCTTTTGGCGGAACCCCTGAACGCTATCCGGGTCTTCGGTGGCCCGCCCTTGGGGTTCTGGATCGCCCAGCAGGGGAGCATCTACGTGTTCGTAATCCTTATCTTCTACTACGCTTCCCGGATGGCCGCCTTGGACCGAAAGTACGGCTTTGAGGACTAG
- a CDS encoding sodium:solute symporter family protein, with protein MSAEVWTWIIVLLTFALYLGIGYWARVRETTGFYVAGRGVPPVANGAATAADWMSGASFISMAGLISFLGFDGAVYLMGWTGGYVLLALLLAPYLRKYGKFTVPEFVGDRYYSNVARVVAVISALFVSFVYVVPQLRGVGIVLSRYLGVDVATGVWAAVLVTAFIAVIGGMKGITWTQVAQYTVLIIAYLITGVALSNLLTGNPIPQLAFTFSDFAVRLSQLQVELGLNEYVKPFQNLSQLNVFLITLTLMVGTAGLPHVIIRFYTVPKASDARWSAGWALLFIALLYTTAPAVAVFSKYNLLNTLANKPVEEVQQIDWVQKWSKTGLLKLEDKNGDGIYQITASRDTNEITIDRDIIVLSTPEVAKLSPIVVGLVAAGGLAAALSTAAGLLIVMASAISHDLYTRIINPQASETTKLTIARVVILLVTILAAPFGINPPAFIAQLVAFAFGLAASTFFPAIILGIFDRRMNTQGAVAGMLVGLIFTATYIVGTNYLGWPRFLFGISPEGIGTVGMLLNFLVAYLVSRATPPPPVEIQKLVDEIRVPKGAGQAAEH; from the coding sequence ATGAGCGCTGAAGTCTGGACTTGGATCATTGTGCTTCTCACCTTTGCCCTCTACTTGGGCATCGGGTACTGGGCCCGCGTCCGGGAAACCACAGGGTTCTACGTGGCGGGCCGCGGCGTTCCTCCGGTGGCCAACGGGGCCGCCACCGCCGCCGACTGGATGTCGGGCGCCAGCTTTATCTCCATGGCTGGCCTCATCTCCTTCCTGGGCTTTGACGGGGCAGTATACCTCATGGGCTGGACAGGGGGGTATGTGCTACTCGCCCTCCTCCTCGCCCCCTATCTGCGCAAGTACGGCAAGTTCACCGTGCCCGAGTTCGTAGGGGACCGCTACTATTCCAACGTGGCCCGGGTGGTGGCGGTGATCTCCGCCCTCTTCGTCTCCTTCGTGTACGTGGTGCCCCAGCTCCGGGGCGTGGGCATCGTTCTTTCCCGCTACCTGGGGGTGGATGTGGCCACAGGGGTGTGGGCTGCCGTTTTGGTCACCGCCTTCATCGCCGTGATCGGCGGGATGAAAGGCATCACCTGGACCCAGGTGGCCCAGTACACCGTGCTGATCATCGCCTACCTCATCACGGGTGTCGCCCTCTCCAACCTCCTCACGGGGAACCCCATCCCCCAACTTGCCTTCACCTTCTCCGACTTCGCTGTGCGCCTTAGCCAACTGCAAGTGGAGCTGGGCCTCAACGAGTACGTGAAGCCCTTCCAAAACCTAAGCCAGCTCAACGTCTTCCTCATCACCCTAACCCTTATGGTGGGCACCGCCGGCCTACCCCACGTGATCATCCGCTTCTACACCGTGCCCAAGGCCTCCGACGCCCGTTGGAGCGCCGGTTGGGCCCTTCTTTTCATCGCCCTGCTCTACACCACCGCTCCCGCCGTGGCCGTCTTCTCCAAGTACAACCTCCTGAACACCTTGGCCAACAAGCCGGTGGAGGAGGTGCAGCAGATTGACTGGGTGCAGAAGTGGAGCAAGACGGGCCTCCTCAAGTTGGAGGACAAAAACGGGGACGGTATCTACCAAATCACCGCCAGCCGCGACACCAACGAGATCACGATTGACCGGGACATCATCGTCCTCTCCACGCCCGAGGTGGCGAAGCTCTCCCCCATCGTGGTGGGCCTGGTGGCGGCAGGTGGCTTGGCAGCGGCGCTTTCCACGGCAGCGGGTCTTCTCATCGTCATGGCCAGCGCCATCTCCCACGACCTCTACACCCGCATCATCAACCCCCAAGCCTCAGAGACCACCAAACTCACCATCGCCCGGGTGGTGATCCTCCTGGTCACGATCCTCGCCGCCCCCTTCGGCATCAACCCCCCCGCCTTTATCGCCCAGCTGGTGGCCTTCGCCTTCGGGCTTGCCGCTAGCACCTTCTTCCCTGCCATCATCTTGGGCATCTTTGACCGGAGGATGAACACGCAAGGGGCGGTGGCTGGGATGCTGGTGGGGCTTATTTTCACCGCCACCTACATCGTGGGCACCAACTACCTGGGCTGGCCTCGCTTCCTCTTCGGTATCTCCCCGGAGGGCATCGGCACCGTGGGAATGCTCCTGAACTTCCTGGTGGCCTACCTGGTCTCCCGGGCCACGCCCCCGCCCCCCGTGGAGATCCAGAAACTGGTGGACGAGATCCGTGTTCCCAAGGGAGCAGGCCAGGCAGCGGAACACTAA
- a CDS encoding DUF294 nucleotidyltransferase-like domain-containing protein: MDPKAVPPLNALPEAEREARLQEAQEETYPPGTRFLLQGGEPAHALFLVLEGEVALLDGEQEVGVLGAGEFFGFPSLLSGEPPAFSVVAKTPVRLLRFPEESFRKLLAHPEAARFFGQGLAERVRLRALDLSLFAPVGRLVRRAPIFIAPEAPVQEAARRMREEGISSLLVASDPPGILTDRDLRNRVLAEGLPPSTPVAAAMTAPLFALPADTPLYEAVAAMVERGIHHLPLTEGERIVGLVTHTDLLLHQAQSPLLLLRRIERLELGRYSAEVAHLVEGLFQKGLEALEIGRVVASLNDALIRRLVKEAETALGPPPIPYSFMVFGSEGRREQALLTDQDNALVLGEGGHEAYFQALAERVVGGLLQAGIPECKGGYMATRWRMPLTDWIATFRRFMETPEPQALLETQIFFDFRSAAGDLSLKPLEEAVLEGAKRGVFLYHLARASLEFRPPLGFLGRVRTEEGFVDLKRSALAPIVALARLYALLAGSATKGTVERLRAAAEGGTLSREGAERLEEAFRFFFGLRLAHQLQAFREGKEIGNKVLWAALSPGERRRALEGFRAILEVQESTASRFNLR; encoded by the coding sequence ATGGACCCCAAAGCGGTCCCACCCCTGAACGCCCTCCCCGAGGCTGAGCGGGAAGCCCGCCTCCAGGAGGCCCAGGAGGAAACCTACCCCCCTGGCACCCGCTTCCTCCTGCAAGGGGGGGAGCCCGCTCACGCCCTGTTCCTGGTGCTGGAAGGAGAGGTGGCCCTCCTGGACGGGGAACAGGAGGTGGGGGTGCTCGGGGCGGGGGAGTTTTTCGGGTTTCCCTCCCTCCTTTCCGGGGAGCCCCCGGCCTTTAGCGTGGTGGCCAAGACCCCGGTGCGCCTCCTCCGCTTTCCCGAGGAGAGCTTCCGCAAGCTCCTCGCCCACCCCGAGGCGGCCCGCTTCTTCGGGCAGGGGCTGGCGGAGCGGGTGCGGCTTAGGGCCTTGGACCTCTCCCTCTTCGCCCCCGTGGGGCGGCTGGTGCGGCGGGCACCGATCTTCATCGCCCCGGAGGCCCCAGTACAGGAAGCGGCGCGGAGGATGCGGGAGGAAGGCATCAGCAGCCTCCTGGTGGCCTCTGACCCCCCCGGCATCCTCACCGACCGCGACCTGAGGAACCGGGTCTTGGCCGAGGGCCTCCCCCCCTCCACCCCGGTGGCGGCGGCCATGACCGCCCCCCTCTTCGCCCTCCCCGCAGACACCCCCCTCTACGAGGCGGTGGCGGCCATGGTGGAGCGGGGCATCCACCACCTGCCCCTCACGGAAGGGGAAAGGATCGTGGGCCTGGTGACCCACACCGATCTTCTCCTCCACCAGGCGCAAAGCCCCCTCCTCCTCCTGCGGCGGATCGAGCGCCTGGAGCTCGGTCGCTACAGCGCCGAGGTGGCCCATCTGGTGGAGGGGCTTTTTCAGAAGGGCCTCGAGGCCCTCGAGATCGGCCGGGTGGTGGCCTCCTTGAACGACGCCCTGATCCGCCGTCTGGTCAAGGAGGCGGAAACTGCCCTGGGGCCACCCCCCATCCCCTATAGCTTCATGGTCTTCGGCTCGGAGGGCCGCAGGGAACAGGCCCTCCTCACCGACCAGGACAACGCCTTGGTCCTGGGGGAAGGGGGGCACGAGGCCTACTTCCAGGCCCTGGCGGAGCGGGTGGTGGGGGGGCTTTTGCAGGCGGGGATCCCCGAGTGCAAAGGAGGGTACATGGCCACCCGCTGGCGCATGCCCCTCACGGACTGGATCGCCACCTTCCGCCGCTTCATGGAAACCCCCGAACCCCAGGCCCTCTTGGAAACCCAGATCTTCTTTGACTTCCGGAGCGCCGCCGGGGACCTTTCCCTTAAGCCCTTGGAGGAAGCCGTCCTGGAAGGGGCCAAGCGGGGGGTTTTCCTCTACCACCTGGCCCGGGCCAGCCTGGAGTTCCGCCCTCCCTTGGGCTTCCTGGGCAGGGTGCGCACGGAGGAAGGCTTTGTGGACCTCAAGCGCTCGGCCCTCGCCCCCATCGTGGCCCTGGCCCGGCTTTACGCCCTCCTGGCCGGAAGCGCCACCAAGGGTACGGTGGAGCGGCTACGGGCGGCGGCGGAAGGGGGGACGCTAAGCCGGGAAGGGGCGGAGCGGCTCGAGGAGGCCTTCCGCTTCTTCTTCGGCCTGCGCCTGGCCCACCAGCTCCAGGCCTTCCGCGAGGGCAAGGAGATCGGCAACAAGGTGCTCTGGGCGGCCCTCTCCCCCGGGGAAAGGCGGCGGGCCCTGGAGGGGTTTAGGGCCATCCTAGAGGTCCAGGAAAGCACGGCGAGCCGCTTTAACCTGCGATGA
- a CDS encoding ATP-binding protein, protein MSPWALLLGLLLYLGLLFLVALWGESRPRLAQNPWVYALSLAVYATAWTFLGSAGRAATEGATFLPIYLGPTLVLLLWPWLHGRLLALARTHRLTSWADFLHLRYGPGPLAPLAAGFLVVGLLPYLALQLKAIAQAFLFLSGEEAPLADVALLTALLLALFAILFGTRRLDPSERHPGLVLAVAFESLVKLFALLLVGALVLLSLGNPFPRAQAEPDLHPLLLPPEGLSGHLAWVSLVALSSLAFLFLPRQFHVAVVESQNPRHLPHAAWAFPLYLLLINLPILPLALWGRLLLPGENPDLYVLALPLLAGSPPVAFLAFLGAVSAATAMVVVEGLSLSILLSNHLLSPLLLRRRALGSLLLWRRLAILLVLLLAYLYFRLAGEAYALVGMGLISFVAVAQLAPAALLGLFWKGATGAGALAGFLAGVALWAYTLFLPALARSGFLPPLFLEGPHPLLHPEGLLGLKGLDPITHGFLVSLGTNLALTLGVSLFTRKEAPLGGRTGEVAALAALLERILGKEVAEAFLKEAEGLSGTEAALRAEAFLSSALGPATARLLLLSVTEEAREEHKPLLEEAARESKAVRAYAQALERAQAELAEAYERLKALDQAKDELLWAVSHELKTPLTAVRALAEILATHPDLSEEERRRFTALLAKEAARLSRLVEEVLRYARLQTGPAPKKEPTDLKALAEEALSLTEPLARERGVKLEAALLPLQADTDRDRVLQVLLNLLTNAVRHAQSRVRLELGARGQEALFRVLDDGPGVPKEARERIFEPFQSLAGGTGLGLYLARRLAEGLGGRVYLEEGEGGAFAFTVPLEVNHADPFGG, encoded by the coding sequence ATGAGTCCTTGGGCGCTCCTCCTCGGGCTTCTCCTCTACCTAGGCCTCCTCTTCCTGGTGGCCCTCTGGGGGGAAAGCCGCCCCCGCCTCGCCCAAAACCCTTGGGTCTATGCCCTTTCCCTGGCGGTCTACGCCACCGCCTGGACCTTCCTGGGTAGCGCCGGCCGGGCGGCCACGGAAGGGGCCACCTTTCTGCCCATCTACCTAGGCCCCACCCTGGTCCTCCTCCTTTGGCCCTGGCTCCACGGGAGGCTCCTCGCCCTGGCCCGAACCCACCGCCTCACCTCCTGGGCGGACTTCCTTCACCTGCGCTATGGCCCTGGCCCCCTGGCCCCCCTGGCGGCGGGGTTCTTGGTGGTGGGGCTTCTGCCCTACCTGGCCCTGCAGCTCAAGGCCATCGCCCAGGCCTTCCTCTTCCTGAGCGGGGAAGAAGCCCCCTTGGCGGACGTGGCCCTCCTCACCGCCCTCCTCCTCGCCCTCTTCGCCATCCTCTTCGGGACCCGCCGCCTGGACCCCTCCGAGCGCCACCCGGGCCTGGTCCTGGCGGTGGCCTTCGAGTCCTTGGTGAAGCTCTTCGCCCTCCTCCTGGTGGGGGCCTTGGTTCTCCTAAGCCTGGGAAACCCCTTCCCCCGCGCCCAGGCCGAGCCTGACCTCCACCCCCTCCTCCTGCCCCCCGAGGGGCTTTCCGGGCACCTGGCCTGGGTGAGCCTGGTGGCGCTCTCGAGCCTCGCCTTCCTCTTCCTGCCCCGGCAGTTCCACGTGGCGGTGGTGGAAAGCCAAAACCCCCGCCACCTGCCCCACGCCGCCTGGGCCTTTCCCCTATACCTTCTCCTCATCAACCTACCCATCCTCCCCTTGGCCCTTTGGGGGAGGCTTCTCCTGCCCGGAGAAAACCCCGACCTCTACGTCCTGGCCCTGCCCCTCCTGGCCGGAAGCCCCCCCGTGGCCTTTTTGGCTTTCCTGGGAGCGGTATCCGCGGCCACGGCCATGGTGGTGGTGGAGGGGCTTTCCCTTTCCATCCTCCTCTCCAACCACCTCCTCTCCCCCCTCCTCCTGCGCCGCCGCGCCCTGGGAAGCCTCCTCCTTTGGCGCAGGCTGGCCATCCTCCTGGTGCTCCTCCTCGCCTACCTCTACTTCCGCCTGGCGGGGGAGGCCTACGCCCTGGTGGGCATGGGGCTCATCTCCTTCGTGGCGGTGGCGCAGCTGGCCCCGGCGGCCCTCCTGGGCCTCTTCTGGAAAGGGGCCACGGGGGCGGGGGCCCTGGCGGGGTTCCTCGCCGGGGTGGCCCTTTGGGCCTACACCCTCTTCCTCCCTGCCCTGGCCCGCTCCGGCTTCCTCCCCCCCCTCTTCCTAGAAGGCCCCCACCCCCTCCTCCACCCGGAGGGGCTTTTGGGCCTAAAGGGATTGGACCCCATCACCCATGGCTTCCTGGTAAGCCTGGGGACCAACCTGGCCCTCACCTTGGGCGTATCCCTCTTCACCCGCAAGGAGGCCCCCCTAGGGGGGCGCACCGGGGAGGTGGCGGCGCTCGCGGCCCTTTTGGAAAGGATCTTAGGAAAAGAGGTGGCGGAGGCCTTCCTCAAGGAAGCGGAAGGCCTTTCCGGCACCGAGGCTGCCTTGCGGGCCGAGGCCTTTCTCTCCTCCGCCCTGGGGCCCGCCACCGCCCGGCTCCTCCTCCTTTCCGTCACGGAAGAAGCCCGGGAGGAGCATAAGCCCCTCCTGGAGGAGGCGGCCCGGGAGTCCAAGGCGGTGCGGGCCTACGCCCAGGCCCTGGAAAGGGCCCAGGCCGAACTGGCCGAGGCCTACGAGCGGCTAAAAGCCCTGGACCAGGCCAAGGACGAGCTCCTTTGGGCCGTGTCCCACGAGCTCAAGACCCCCCTCACCGCGGTGCGGGCCCTGGCGGAGATCCTGGCCACCCACCCCGACCTCTCCGAGGAGGAGCGGAGGCGCTTCACCGCTCTTTTGGCGAAGGAGGCGGCGAGGCTTTCCCGCCTGGTGGAGGAGGTCCTGCGCTACGCCCGCCTTCAGACGGGCCCCGCCCCCAAGAAGGAGCCCACGGACCTCAAGGCCCTGGCGGAGGAGGCCCTGAGCCTCACCGAGCCCTTGGCCCGGGAGCGGGGCGTTAAGCTGGAAGCGGCCTTGCTGCCCCTCCAAGCGGACACCGACCGGGACCGGGTCCTCCAGGTACTCCTGAACCTCCTCACGAACGCCGTGCGCCACGCCCAAAGCCGGGTGCGCCTGGAGCTTGGGGCGAGGGGGCAGGAGGCCCTTTTCCGCGTCCTGGACGACGGCCCCGGGGTGCCCAAGGAGGCGCGGGAGCGGATCTTTGAACCCTTCCAGAGCCTTGCGGGGGGCACAGGGCTAGGGCTTTACCTGGCGCGGCGCCTCGCCGAGGGCCTGGGCGGGCGGGTTTACCTGGAAGAGGGGGAAGGCGGGGCCTTTGCCTTCACCGTACCCTTGGAGGTGAACCATGCGGATCCTTTTGGTGGATGA
- a CDS encoding response regulator — MRILLVDDEESILVPLEFLLRRAGYEVALAKTGEEALRAAEASPFDLVVLDLMLPGLDGFAVLERLKAHPHPPKVLVLTARGREADRAKAEALGAEGFLGKPFALDDLLARVRALLEGA, encoded by the coding sequence ATGCGGATCCTTTTGGTGGATGACGAGGAGAGCATCCTGGTACCCCTCGAGTTCCTCCTGCGCCGGGCAGGGTACGAGGTGGCCTTGGCCAAGACGGGGGAGGAGGCCTTAAGGGCGGCGGAGGCGAGCCCCTTTGACCTGGTGGTGCTGGACCTCATGCTCCCGGGCCTGGACGGCTTCGCCGTTTTGGAGCGCCTCAAGGCCCACCCCCATCCCCCCAAGGTCCTGGTCCTCACCGCCCGGGGCCGGGAGGCGGACCGGGCCAAGGCGGAGGCCTTGGGGGCGGAGGGCTTCTTGGGCAAGCCCTTTGCCCTAGACGACCTTCTCGCCCGGGTGCGGGCGCTTCTGGAGGGGGCATGA
- a CDS encoding exonuclease domain-containing protein, translated as MREALRFLGALLLGLLLVGATVGAGVFFLLQGEEALARELLRLAQEKAFLLLFLALLFALVLAALLHPLFLGYLAATRALGQEAEVLLANPGHRLRLRGPFELQGLARLINRLAEEKEALEKEVEARVAEAKALLAREREVLATLIAHLPQGVVLANPKGQVLLYNPPARRFLGEGLGAGKSLFGLLDRSLLAHALALPEERFLTQGPKGPLRLQAVPLEAGFLLLLEEAREEGALEEATLHRLKDKLAGLRALVEAAAQESPHPLLAQARAVAEALSHLVEGLKAPVRAEEVRAEDLMPLLAEALEREAGLSPGFSLKEGAEGLLVQADTYALARGLAATLAGEEEVFWEGERQGNLFRLTLLFPHPAPRPHPLLQAAVEAALGSLWREGNRLHLLLPAREAPSLPAPQGPPPRAEVVDPALLQVPEALEDAPLEGLLYTAFDLETTGLDPEKDAIIALGAVHVLGRRVLHQETFEALVDPGRPIPKAATEVHGLTWEMLKGKPKLEEVLPAFQAFLEDTVLLAHNGAFDLAFLRRAGVGEPPLVDTLLLAHLLFPDLKDHRLEALAERFGVPVLGRHTALGDALMTAEVFVRMVPLLKEKGYATLGAVLAACQRLPLARLKY; from the coding sequence ATGAGGGAGGCCCTGCGCTTCCTGGGCGCCCTCTTGTTGGGCCTCCTCCTGGTGGGGGCGACGGTGGGGGCGGGGGTGTTCTTCCTCCTTCAGGGGGAGGAAGCCCTGGCCCGGGAACTCTTGCGGCTGGCCCAGGAAAAGGCCTTTCTCCTCCTCTTCTTGGCCCTCCTCTTCGCCTTGGTCCTGGCCGCCCTCCTCCACCCCCTTTTCCTGGGGTACCTGGCCGCCACCCGGGCCCTGGGCCAGGAGGCGGAGGTCCTCCTGGCTAACCCCGGCCACCGCCTGCGCCTAAGGGGGCCCTTTGAGCTCCAGGGCCTGGCCCGGCTCATCAACCGCCTGGCGGAGGAGAAGGAAGCCCTGGAAAAGGAGGTGGAGGCCCGCGTGGCCGAGGCCAAGGCCCTCTTGGCCCGGGAGCGGGAGGTCCTGGCCACCCTGATCGCCCACCTGCCCCAAGGGGTGGTCCTGGCCAACCCCAAGGGCCAGGTCCTCCTCTACAACCCCCCGGCCCGCAGGTTCCTGGGGGAAGGGCTGGGGGCGGGGAAAAGCCTCTTCGGCCTTCTGGACCGGAGCTTGCTCGCCCACGCCCTGGCCCTGCCCGAGGAGCGCTTCCTCACCCAGGGCCCCAAGGGCCCCTTGCGCCTGCAGGCCGTTCCCCTAGAGGCGGGCTTTTTGCTCCTCTTGGAAGAGGCCCGGGAGGAAGGGGCCCTGGAGGAGGCTACCCTGCACCGCCTCAAGGACAAGCTGGCGGGGCTTAGGGCCCTGGTGGAGGCGGCGGCGCAGGAATCCCCCCACCCCCTCCTGGCTCAGGCCCGGGCCGTGGCGGAGGCCCTTTCCCACCTGGTGGAGGGGTTGAAGGCGCCGGTGCGGGCGGAGGAGGTACGGGCGGAGGACCTCATGCCCCTTCTGGCAGAGGCCCTGGAACGGGAGGCGGGGCTTTCCCCGGGGTTTTCCCTGAAGGAAGGGGCCGAGGGGCTTTTGGTGCAGGCGGACACCTACGCCCTAGCCCGGGGCCTCGCCGCCACCCTGGCGGGGGAGGAGGAGGTCTTTTGGGAAGGGGAGCGGCAAGGGAACCTCTTCCGCCTTACCCTCCTCTTCCCCCACCCCGCCCCGAGGCCCCACCCCCTGCTGCAGGCAGCGGTGGAGGCCGCCCTGGGGAGCCTTTGGCGGGAAGGGAACCGCCTCCACTTGCTCCTTCCGGCCCGGGAGGCCCCAAGCCTCCCTGCCCCCCAAGGTCCCCCGCCCCGGGCGGAGGTGGTGGACCCCGCCCTCCTCCAGGTGCCGGAGGCCCTCGAGGACGCCCCCCTGGAGGGCCTCCTCTACACCGCCTTCGACCTGGAGACCACGGGGCTGGACCCGGAAAAGGACGCCATCATCGCCCTGGGGGCGGTGCACGTCCTGGGGCGGCGGGTCCTCCACCAGGAGACCTTCGAGGCCCTGGTGGACCCGGGCCGCCCCATCCCCAAGGCGGCCACGGAGGTGCACGGCCTCACCTGGGAGATGCTAAAGGGCAAGCCCAAGCTGGAGGAGGTCCTTCCCGCCTTCCAGGCCTTCCTGGAGGACACGGTGCTCCTCGCCCACAACGGGGCCTTTGACCTGGCCTTCCTGCGGAGGGCGGGGGTGGGGGAGCCCCCCTTGGTGGACACCCTCCTCCTCGCCCATCTCCTCTTTCCGGACCTCAAGGACCACCGCCTCGAGGCCCTGGCGGAGCGCTTTGGGGTCCCCGTCCTGGGGCGGCACACCGCCCTCGGGGACGCCCTCATGACCGCGGAGGTCTTCGTCCGCATGGTGCCCCTGCTGAAGGAAAAGGGCTACGCCACCTTGGGTGCGGTGCTCGCCGCCTGCCAGAGGCTCCCCCTGGCCCGGCTCAAGTACTAG